One Oncorhynchus mykiss isolate Arlee unplaced genomic scaffold, USDA_OmykA_1.1 un_scaffold_121, whole genome shotgun sequence DNA segment encodes these proteins:
- the LOC110491258 gene encoding tripartite motif-containing protein 16-like yields MAQQGVLLDQDQFCCSVCLDLLKEPVTTACGHTYCRFCIEGCWDQDVLKGIYSCPQCRETFTPRPNLRKNNMLTEIVEKLRKTGLQAAPPPALCYAGPGDVVCDVCTGTRKQKALMSCLVCLASYCETHLQPHYESPAFKKHKLVKATAQLQENICSHHDKLLEVYCRTDQQCICLLCVMDEHKGHDTVSAEAERTEKQRQLGMSQQKVQQRFQEREKELKELQQAVESFKRSAQSAVEDSDQIFTELIRSIERRSSEVKELIRAQEKAQVSQAEGLLEQLKQEIAELRKRSTELEQLSHTEDHIHFLQRYQSLSSISVSSDLPSIVVRPLQYFGDVSKTVSELREKLEDFLKGEWTKISTTVNIVDVVLPPEPKTREQLLQYSCQLTLDPNTAHTDLSLSEGNRKVTRTDQVQPYPDHPDRFTYWYQLQVLCREGLSGRCYWEVERTGYVVTAVSYKDISRTGNDGGFGYNNKSWSLECSRGGYCFRHNNVVTKVSGPQSSRVGVYLDHKAGTLSFYSVSDTMTLLHRVQTTFTQPLYPGFWLYGYAELVKL; encoded by the exons ATGGCTCAACAGGGAGTTCTGCTGGACCAGGAccagttctgttgttctgtctgtctggatctacTGAAGGAGCCGGTCACTACTGCATGTGGACACACTTACTGTAGATTCTGTATTGAGGGCTGCTGGGATCAGGATGTTCTGAAAGGGATCTATAGCTGTCCTCAGTGCAGAGAGACCTTCACTCCAAGGCCTAATCTGAGGAAAAATAACATGTTGACTGAGATTGTGGAGAAACTGAGGAAGACAGGACTCCAGGCTGCTCCCCCTCCTGCTCTGTGCTAtgctggacctggagatgtggtgtgtgatgtctgcactgggaccagaaagcagaaagccctcatgtcctgtctggtgtgtctggcctcttactgtgagactcacctcCAACCTCACTATGAATCTCCTGCTTTCAAGAAGCACAAGCTGGTCAAAGCCACGGCACAACTACAGGAGAATATCTGCTCTCATCATGacaaactgctggaggtttaCTGTCGTACCGATCAGCAGTGTATCTGTCTGCTGTGTGTGATGGATGAACATAAAGGCCATGATACAGTGTCAGCTGAGGCAGAGAGGACTGAGAAACAG AGGCAGCTGGGGATGAGTCAGCAGAAGGTCCAGCAGagattccaggagagagagaaggagctgaaggagctccaacaggctgtggagtctttcaag cgctctgcacagtcagcagtggaggacagtgatcagatctttactgagctgatccgctccattgagagaaggagctctgaggtgaaggagctgatcagagcccaagagaaggctcaagtgagtcaagctgaaggactcctggagcaactgaagcaggagatagctgagctgaggaagagaagcactgagctggagcagctctcacacacagaggatcacatccatttcctccag aggtatcagtctctctccagtatcagtgtatcttcagacttacccagcatcgttgtccgtcctcttcagtactttggagatgtgagtaagactgtgtctgaactgagagagaaactagaagacttccttaaaggagaatggaccaagatctccactacag tgaatatagtggatgttgtactgcctccagagcccaagaccagagaacagttgttacaat attcctgtcagctcacactggacccaaacacagcacacacagacctctctctgtctgaagggaacagaaaggtgacaCGTACAGACCAAGTCCAACCATATCctgaccatccagacagattCACCTACTGGTACCAGTTACAGgttctgtgtagagagggtctgtctggacgctgttactgggaggtggagaggactggttatgttgttacaGCAGTCTCATATAAAGACATCAGCAGAACAGGTAATGATGGTGGATTTGGATACAATAACAAGTCCTGGAGTTTAGAGTGCTCTAGAGGTGGTTATTGTTTCAGACACAATAATGTTGTGACTAAAGTATCAGGCCCTCAGTcctccagagtaggagtgtacctggatcacaaggcaggtactctgtccttctacagtgtctctgacacaatgaccctcctccacagagtccagaccacattcactcagcccctctatcctGGGTTTTGGCTCTATGGTTAT gctgagctggttaaactgtag